Within Candidatus Neomarinimicrobiota bacterium, the genomic segment GGGGATGATTCATATCCACAGTTGCTGTGTTTTCTCCAACTGATGTAACTGTGGCAATGTGTATATGTCCCTCGACTTCTATTTGAAACTGAACCCCGGTTTGAACTTCTTTGGGGTCATGGAAATTCTCCAGAGGTACTTCCTGGATCATTTCTTCAGAGAAAATTCCGTAAGCTTCTTCCGGAGGGATAATAGCAATAAGCTTATCGCCATTGGTTTTTCCCTCAAGTTCTTTTTCCAGGCCAGCAATCAATCCGCCGCCACCATGGATATAGGCCAGGGGATCTTTACCGGAACTGCTATCCAGCACTTTTCCATGGTCATCTGTCAGGGTGTAATCAATACTGACTACTTTATCTTTTGTGATGTTCATTGTTACGATTTCCTTTTTAATTCAAAAAAATGATCTTTTCTAATTCTTGACGCCTTCGCAAAAAGTCCCTCTCGCAC encodes:
- a CDS encoding peptidylprolyl isomerase, which produces MNITKDKVVSIDYTLTDDHGKVLDSSSGKDPLAYIHGGGGLIAGLEKELEGKTNGDKLIAIIPPEEAYGIFSEEMIQEVPLENFHDPKEVQTGVQFQIEVEGHIHIATVTSVGENTATVDMNHPLADKTLHFDVEVVDVRDATQEELEHGHVHGAGGHHH